From the Huiozyma naganishii CBS 8797 chromosome 2, complete genome genome, one window contains:
- the CLG1 gene encoding Clg1p (similar to Saccharomyces cerevisiae CLG1 (YGL215W); ancestral locus Anc_3.527) — protein MIQHVGTGIPPVLHEYYPHNVQAQHQYSDPAHVLPLPKPQYYNRCVNNASYQHPGSYHSTAVPHQQPTILPPPGMSYTGQMGLPVQLPLPRQQSPLAFSQPVAAAAAAGAPPTVLVQVPTTTMPATFPNEKVNGGVSQVLDYNIDIMSEYVVKSAYIAFGQKFDLEGPQRATDLLFVKSIKSVLNATRLPSVSIFLSLDFLFKYLQKDPEAFRHGDDLDTIMQGAYQNVILGFVLANKFNDDKTFTNSSWSQASSLELSVINQLERHWLEVFEWDLYDDRFQYYEDFAHSFDVFVLEKQQQQQQQQKQQQSASQSSTPMLSGAPSENIQFCSSPITPVFSSTFDETFNVECNNNYSLINIVDYPYYNVSSPVMATMKDNDFSNVNGFNYDFYNFSSAYAAPAPAPPLPRVIPAPMQHQHAAPAQAPVSVPTLHFNYNNNPTWNNTDLTNFHVSSMRNNTSYSAVC, from the coding sequence ATGATACAGCATGTTGGGACCGGGATCCCACCTGTGCTACACGAATACTACCCACACAATGTACAGGCGCAACACCAATATTCCGACCCAGCACACGTGCTACCTCTCCCCAAACCACAGTATTACAACCGCTGTGTCAACAACGCTTCGTACCAACATCCAGGGTCCTACCACAGCACTGCTGTGCCACATCAGCAACCAACAATATTACCCCCACCGGGAATGTCGTACACGGGCCAGATGGGTCTGCCCGTACAGTTGCCACTACCAAGACAGCAATCGCCTCTGGCGTTCTCACAACCAGtcgcagcagcggcagcagcaggtgCACCACCAACCGTGTTGGTGCAAGTACCAACGACAACAATGCCAGCTACATTCCCGAATGAAAAAGTCAATGGAGGTGTCTCGCAAGTGCTCGACTACAATATCGATATCATGTCCGAGTACGTCGTCAAGAGTGCATACATCGCGTTCGGTCAAAAGTTCGACTTGGAGGGACCGCAGAGAGCCACGGATCTGCTTTTCGTCAAGAGTATCAAGTCCGTGCTGAACGCAACGAGGCTCCCCTCTGTTTCAATATTCTTAAGTCTGGACTTCCTGTTCAAGTATCTACAGAAGGATCCAGAGGCGTTTAGACACGGCGACGACCTGGACACAATCATGCAGGGCGCGTACCAGAATGTCATTCTCGGGTTCGTTCTTGCGAACAAATTCAACGACGACAAAACGTTCACGAACAGCTCCTGGTCGCAAGCGTCCAGCTTGGAACTGAGCGTCATCAACCAACTGGAGAGACACTGGCTCGAAGTGTTTGAGTGGGACCTCTACGATGATAGGTTCCAGTACTACGAGGATTTTGCACACTCCTTCGACGTGTTCGTCCTAgagaagcagcagcagcaacagcaacaacaaaagcAACAACAATCTGCTTCACAGAGCTCAACACCAATGCTCTCGGGGGCACCTTCCGAAAACATACAGTTTTGTTCGTCGCCAATAACACCAGTTTTCTCATCGACTTTTGATGAAACGTTCAACGTCGAATGCAACAATAACTACAGCCTTATCAACATCGTGGACTACCCTTATTACAACGTGTCGTCTCCAGTCATGGCTACAATGAAGGACAACGACTTTAGCAACGTGAACGGGTTCAACTACGACTTCTACAATTTTAGTTCTGCGTACGCCGCACCGGCGCCGGCACCTCCACTCCCAAGGGTCATTCCAGCTCCGATGCAACACCAGCATGCCGCCCCGGCCCAGGCACCGGTATCCGTACCGACGCTCCACTtcaactacaacaacaatccTACATGGAACAATACAGACCTAACCAATTTCCACGTCAGTTCAATGAGAAACAACACTTCATACTCTGCTGTTTGTTAA
- the SKI8 gene encoding SKI complex subunit WD repeat protein SKI8 (similar to Saccharomyces cerevisiae SKI8 (YGL213C); ancestral locus Anc_3.526) produces MRYHVVSCWKVPILLKDSKYSIVYHQDEQLAVRSSAHWYPSQLEHIQEMSKLFIPTANVGKAHDADIYAVCVTNPYTITCSGDGYIKLWSNKLSEDDALAKLTPVATQHVHVSGLHHVDAFYSAESFGTVLIVAAVSFSGDIFFYRIVNDAFQPFTGLLTAQENKKSYWAVKWVKSDDLAVLHRLAAVDVKGTTYVWRLTVSEDATFNLESQGQIPCVGTPTLGTCVAVSSAMGLLATGFANGTVVVFQLSTLRPIYTFESFGMHGTEQNSNSVRCLEFSPKGTLLAVGNDLGSFGCVTLYETEFGERIGNLSVPTSTNLAARQNTSGSSVGTFAHNGWVFGLCFNSSGEYLVTCGYDSKLRVWDVKERDRVCTLNITAGDIEQEDEILLEDENGDSLKYPPIFDVQYFGKGVRSGMGNETNEGICCVCMDRSIRWYREAGGN; encoded by the coding sequence ATGCGGTACCATGTCGTGTCTTGTTGGAAGGTGCCAATTTTGTTAAAAGATTCAAAGTATTCAATAGTATATCACCAAGATGAACAGCTTGCAGTAAGGAGCTCAGCACATTGGTATCCCTCGCAATTAGAACATATCCAGGAAATGTCGAAACTGTTTATACCCACGGCCAATGTCGGTAAGGCGCACGATGCGGACATTTACGCCGTCTGCGTGACAAATCCGTACACTATAACGTGCAGCGGGGACGGATACATTAAATTGTGGTCTAACAAGCTGAGTGAGGATGACGCTCTGGCGAAGCTGACACCAGTAGCGACTCAGCATGTGCATGTATCCGGGCTGCACCATGTGGACGCGTTTTACTCAGCGGAGAGTTTCGGGACCGTGCTGATCGTCGCTGCTGTGTCCTTCTCCGGTGACATATTCTTCTACAGGATCGTTAACGACGCATTCCAGCCTTTCACAGGGCTGCTAACCGCTCAAGAGAATAAGAAGTCGTATTGGGCTGTCAAGTGGGTCAAATCTGATGATCTGGCCGTCTTACACAGACTCGCCGCGGTAGACGTCAAGGGGACCACATACGTCTGGCGGCTCACGGTCTCAGAGGACGCAACGTTCAACTTGGAATCCCAGGGCCAGATACCATGCGTGGGTACCCCAACCCTTGGCACCTGTGTCGCCGTCTCGTCCGCTATGGGGCTTCTGGCCACCGGGTTTGCCAACGGGACTGTTGTAGTCTTCCAATTGAGCACATTGAGGCCGATATACACATTCGAGAGTTTCGGGATGCACGGCACGGAGCAGAACAGCAATTCTGTGCGTTGTTTGGAGTTTTCGCCAAAGGGGACACTCCTCGCGGTCGGAAACGATCTTGGGTCCTTTGGATGCGTTACTCTTTACGAAACCGAGTTCGGCGAACGCATCGGTAACTTGAGTGTCCCGACGAGCACGAACCTGGCCGCGAGGCAGAATACCAGCGGTAGCAGCGTGGGCACATTTGCGCATAACGGGTGGGTTTTTGGCCTGTGCTTCAATTCTTCTGGGGAGTACTTGGTCACCTGCGGGTACGACAGTAAACTACGTGTGTGGGACGTCAAAGAACGTGACAGAGTCTGTACTTTGAACATAACAGCGGGTGATATAGAGCAAGAAGACGAGATCCTCTTGGAGGACGAAAACGGTGACTCGTTGAAGTACCCGCCCATCTTCGACGTCCAATACTTCGGAAAGGGCGTCCGTTCTGGGATGGGCAACGAAACAAACGAGGGGATCTGTTGTGTCTGTATGGACAGGAGTATAAGATGGTATAGAGAGGCCGGAGGCAACTGA
- the VAM7 gene encoding Vam7p (similar to Saccharomyces cerevisiae VAM7 (YGL212W); ancestral locus Anc_3.525) produces MGSNSIRRMHVQVVIERAELVQRSYMEYSVCIRIIDNGLVLWNALLKKRFSDFVTLVKQLLRETGSDTVPYELPERRFSLWTGRRSVISEAVVQERKVKLAKFLYDMLNDSFDVKWKSCKALVPFLGIPAPWPEFVANLVSSSRGGHQATMSWLEQFRNCKTSLEQLRHSVDSKPAAQMQLRLQIAALEKSLKSDESIERGERDRRHNLLSTLRQDINDVSLKPQLHVHSSSQSESQSQSERLFPDTPAADSISQRPAVGRRRLGETAETETLNNQGLLQLNTTKMQAQDVEILQLRDAVRRQKQLSLAMNEELEQQNELLDSFNSEVDHTAAKMARAHRDAKRFNERV; encoded by the coding sequence ATGGGCAGCAACAGTATACGCAGGATGCATGTGCAGGTGGTAATAGAGAGAGCTGAGCTTGTGCAGCGGTCGTACATGGAGTACTCTGTCTGTATCAGAATCATCGATAACGGGCTGGTCCTCTGGAATGccctgttgaagaaacggTTCTCGGACTTTGTGACGTTGGTCAAGCAATTACTGCGGGAGACCGGATCCGACACGGTCCCCTACGAACTACCGGAGAGACGCTTTAGTCTGTGGACTGGCAGGCGAAGCGTTATCTCAGAAGCCGTAGTGCAAGAGCGGAAGGTCAAACTGGCGAAGTTTCTCTACGATATGTTGAACGACTCGTTTGATGTCAAGTGGAAGAGTTGTAAGGCGCTGGTACCGTTTCTAGGGATCCCTGCTCCGTGGCCAGAATTCGTCGCGAATCTGGtgagcagcagcaggggaGGCCATCAGGCGACAATGAGCTGGCTTGAGCAATTCAGAAACTGCAAGACGTCGCTGGAGCAGTTGAGGCATTCTGTAGACTCGAAACCTGCTGCGCAGATGCAGTTACGGTTGCAGATTGCTGCGCTGGAAAAGTCGCTGAAGTCGGATGAGTCGATTGAGCGGGGCGAGAGGGACAGGCGCCATAACCTGCTGAGCACGCTGAGACAGGACATAAACGACGTCTCATTAAAACCGCAACTACATGTTCACTCGTCCTCGCAGTCGGAGTCGCAGTCACAATCCGAGAGATTATTCCCAGACACCCCCGCGGCGGACTCCATCTCGCAGAGACCCGCGGTCGGCAGACGTCGTCTTGGGGAGACTGCTGAGACGGAGACTTTGAATAACCAGGGGCTTCTCCAGTTAAACACCACGAAGATGCAAGCTCAGGACGTAGAGATTCTACAGTTGAGGGACGCCGTGCGGAGGCAGAAGCAGCTGTCGCTCGCGATGAACGAGGAGCTGGAGCAACAAAACGAGCTGCTGGACTCCTTCAATTCCGAGGTCGACCACACGGCGGCTAAGATGGCACGGGCCCATCGGGATGCCAAGCGGTTCAACGAGCGTGTATAG
- the NCS6 gene encoding Ncs6p (similar to Saccharomyces cerevisiae NCS6 (YGL211W); ancestral locus Anc_3.524): MSYTAPSDPVNKKPVKVAQLCDLCHCRKAVLKRPKNLQKLCKECFFDVFETEIHNTIVDNKLFHRGEKIAVGASGGKDSTVLAHMMKFLNDKYDYGIQIYLLSIDEGIVGYRDDSLATVQRNQKQYGLPLEIFSFKDLYGWTMDEIVSVAGIRNSCTYCGVLRRQSLDRGAQKLGIQHVVTGHNADDMAETVLMNILRGDVARLEKSTSILTSSKGSPIKRSKPFKYCYQKEIVLYAHYRKLDYFSTECTYAPEAFRGTARELMKNLEVVRPSCIIDIIHSGENLFLKPAAGGRRQGRRRGPGTTSANTTSTTTSTGPVDGSRCERCNYLSRNRICKACMLLEDLDKNRAAVTIETDTSHDGAAKTLRSLERLAF, from the coding sequence ATGTCCTACACTGCCCCATCTGACCCGGTGAACAAGAAACCTGTCAAAGTTGCGCAACTATGCGATCTGTGCCACTGCCGGAAGGCTGTGCTGAAGAGGCCCAAGAACTTGCAGAAACTGTGCAAGGAATGTTTCTTCGATGTGTTTGAGACGGAGATCCACAACACTATTGTCGATaacaaactgtttcacAGGGGGGAGAAGATAGCCGTCGGGGCTTCCGGTGGTAAAGATTCGACTGTTCTGGCGCACATGATgaaattcttgaacgaCAAGTACGACTACGGCATACAAATATACTTGCTGAGCATCGACGAGGGGATTGTCGGGTACCGTGACGACTCGCTTGCTACTGTACAGCGGAACCAGAAGCAGTACGGTTTGCCCCTCGagatcttctccttcaaggaCCTGTACGGGTGGACAATGGACGAGATAGTGTCCGTCGCAGGGATTCGAAACAGTTGCACGTACTGTGGTGTACTGCGGCGACAGTCGCTAGACCGTGGAGCACAGAAGCTGGGGATCCAACATGTGGTCACGGGCCACAACGCAGACGACATGGCCGAGACCGTGCTGATGAACATCCTGCGTGGGGACGTCGCTCGGCTGGAGAAGTCGACCTCGATTCTGACTAGCAGCAAGGGCTCGCCGATCAAGCGATCCAAGCCGTTCAAGTACTGCTACCAGAAGGAGATCGTGCTGTACGCACACTACAGGAAGCTGGACTACTTTTCGACGGAGTGCACATATGCGCCGGAGGCCTTCCGGGGCACCGCAAGAgagttgatgaagaacCTCGAGGTCGTCCGCCCAAGCTGCATCATTGATATCATCCACAGCGGGGAAAACCTGTTCCTGAAACCCGCTGCTGGTGGTCGCCGCCAGGGCCGCCGCCGCGGCCCTGGCACAACCAGTGCAAACACCACCTCTACAACTACTAGTACGGGCCCTGTCGACGGCAGCCGTTGCGAGCGATGCAATTACCTGTCGCGCAACCGGATCTGCAAAGCGTGCATGCTGCTGGAGGACCTGGACAAGAACCGCGCGGCCGTCACAATTGAGACAGACACGTCCCACGACGGTGCCGCCAAGACACTCCGGTCCCTCGAGCGCCTGGCCTTCTAG
- the YPT32 gene encoding Rab family GTPase YPT32 (similar to Saccharomyces cerevisiae YPT31 (YER031C) and YPT32 (YGL210W); ancestral locus Anc_3.521) — MSNEDYGYDYDYLFKIVLIGDSGVGKSNLLSRFTTNEFNIESKSTIGVEFATRTIEVEGKKIKAQIWDTAGQERYRAITSAYYRGAVGALIVYDISKSSTYENCNHWLTELRENADDNVAVGLIGNKSDLAHLRAVPTDEAKNFAQENQLLFTETSALNSENVDQAFRELITAIYQMVSKHQVDLDNSNGQGAAGAGNGAPRGPTISLTPTPNEKSKKNSSSNCC, encoded by the coding sequence ATGAGCAACGAGGATTACGGTTACGACTACGACtatctgttcaagattgTGCTGATTGGGGACTCCGGGGTCGGGAAGTCGAATCTGCTGTCGCGTTTCACGACTAACGAGTTCAACATCGAGTCGAAGTCCACGATTGGTGTTGAGTTTGCGACGCGGACGATCGAGGttgaggggaagaagatcaaggCCCAGATCTGGGACACCGCCGGACAGGAGCGGTACCGTGCGATCACCTCCGCTTACTACAGGGGTGCTGTCGGAGCGCTGATCGTGTACGACATAAGTAAGTCCTCCACGTACGAGAACTGCAACCACTGGCTCACTGAGCTGCGTGAGAACGCGGACGATAACGTTGCAGTCGGGTTGATTGGGAACAAGTCCGATCTTGCGCATTTGAGGGCTGTCCCCACAGATGAGGCGAAGAACTTCGCACAGGAGAACCAGTTGCTGTTTACGGAGACCAGTGCTCTAAACAGCGAGAACGTTGACCAGGCGTTCAGGGAACTCATCACAGCGATATACCAGATGGTCAGCAAGCACCAAGTGGACCTGGATAACAGCAACGGCCAAGGCGCGGCCGGCGCGGGCAACGGCGCCCCCAGGGGACCCACCATCAGTCTCACACCAACGCCCAACGAGaaatccaagaagaacagttcAAGTAACTGTTGTTAA